A genomic region of Zalophus californianus isolate mZalCal1 chromosome 1, mZalCal1.pri.v2, whole genome shotgun sequence contains the following coding sequences:
- the RAB8A gene encoding ras-related protein Rab-8A, whose product MAKTYDYLFKLLLIGDSGVGKTCVLFRFSEDAFNSTFISTIGIDFKIRTIELDGKRIKLQIWDTAGQERFRTITTAYYRGAMGIMLVYDITNEKSFDNIRNWIRNIEEHASADVEKMILGNKCDVNDKRQVSKERGEKLALDYGIKFMETSAKANINVENAFFTLARDIKAKMDKKLEGNSPQGSNQGVKITPDQQKRSSFFRCVLL is encoded by the exons ATGGCGAAGACCTACGATTACCTGTTCAAGCTGCTGCTGATCGGGGACTCGGGGGTGGGGAAGACCTGTGTCCTGTTCCGCTTCTCCGAGGACGCCTTCAACTCAACTTTCATCTCCACCATAG gaatTGACTTTAAAATTAGGACCATAGAGCTTGATGGCAAGAGAATTAAGCTACAGATATG GGACACAGCTGGTCAGGAACGGTTTCGGACGATCACAACAGCCTACTACAGGGGAGCAATG GGCATCATGCTGGTCTATGACATCACCAACGAGAAATCCTTTGACAACATCCGGAACTGGATTCGGAACATTGAGGAG catgcTTCTGCAGATGTCGAAAAGATGATACTCGGGAACAAGTGTGATGTGAACGACAAGAGACAAGTTTCCAAGGAACGGGGAGAAAAG CTGGCCCTGGACTACGGAATTAAGTTCATGGAGACCAGTGCGAAGGCCAACATCAATGTGGAGAAC GCATTTTTCACTCTCGCCAGAGACATCaaagcaaaaatggacaaaaaattg GAAGGCAATAGTCCCCAAGGGAGCAACCAAGGAGTCAAAATCACACCAGACCAGCAGAAGAGGAGCAGCTTTTTCCGATGTGTTCTTCTGTGA